The genomic stretch ATCCGCTTGCTTTTCGGCTAAGCCAGTAATAAGCACGGCAAAGCGCCGAGGGGTAGTGTAAACCTTAAGGTCCGTATAATCTAGGCGCAAATCTTCAAGCTGCGCTATAGCTTGTTCCTGAAGCTGCTGGAGTACACCAGGAGCGAATTTCGCTGGAATTTCTTCCGTACCAATCTCTAAGAGAAAATCTTTAGCCATCTTATTCGACCTCCTTTCCAGACTGACCCTTGAGTAAGGGGAAGCCCAGCTTTTCTCTCTGCTCAACATAGGCATGAGCACAAAGTCGAGCTAAGTTGCGCACACGAGCAATATAGCCTGTCCGTTCAGTGACGCTGATCGCCCCGCGAGCATCGAGAAGGTTAAAGGTATGAGAACACTTCAGAACATAATCATAAGCAGGAAGCACTAGGCCTTTTTCAACAGTGCGGATTGCTTCCTTCTCGTACATATCAAACCATACCTGTAGAGCTTCTACATCGGCCGCTTCGAAATTGTAATGGGAATAATCGATTTCGTTTTGCAGATAGATATCACCATAAGTAATATCGCCTACATATTCAATGTCGAAGACACTCTCTTTGTTTTGAATATACATAGCTAGGCGTTCTAAACCATAGGTGATCTCAGAGCAAACGGGTTTACAGTCAATCCCACCACATTGTTGGAAGTAGGTGAACTGGGTGACTTCCATGCCATCCAGCCAGACCTCCCAACCCAAACCCCAAGCCCCTAAGGTTGGCGATTCCCAGTTATCTTCAACAAAGCGAATATCATGCTCTTTCGGGTTAATTCCCAACCGCTCTAAGCTTTGCAAATAAAGCTCTTGGATATTGTTCGGGGAAGGCTTAATGATGACTTGATATTGGAAATAATGTTGCAAACGGTTAGGATTCTCCCCATAGCGTCCATCGGTGGGACGACGGGAAGGTTCGATATAAGCGACTTTCCAAGGCTCGGGGCCTAAGGCTTTTAAAAAAGTATTGGGGTTAAAGGTCCCTGCCCCTTTTTCTATATCATAGGGCTGGGCAATGATGCAGCCTTGCTCCCCCCAAAATTGATTCAGGGAAAGGATCATGTCCTGAAATTTCATAGTTTACCTCCCACTTAAAAGTTTTGTAAATTTTCTTTTATGGCCTAGGTTTCAAGTATTATAAGATACTTTGTTCTGGTCAGGATGACAGCATTAGCTGTCTGTCATCCTGAAGGAGGGGCTACGGAAGGATGTTCCTTTTACAAAAACAAAACTCCCGCCCCCGTAGCATTCTGCTACAGGGACGAGAGTATTCTTCCCGCGGTTCCACCCTGCTTGATCCCGCTCCGGGATCCGCCTTCATTAAAATGCACTCCAAGTGCCCCGATTCGCTTACCCGTTTGGTTTCCACCTTTCCCAAACTCTCTCTAGGGATACACAAATCTTCCTCTTATCATCGCACAATAGATTCAATTTGGAAATAATTATAGTACGGTCTGTTCTTTTTGTCAATCTAAGTGTCTTACGGACGTCTTTCCCAAGTTTTTCATTTTATATTATATGCTTACTTCTCAGATAAGACTCTTTAGATAGTGTCCGTAACTCGTGTTATAAATAGGCTCTATTAATCTTCCCACTTGCACCGCATCAATGTATCCCATCCGGTAAGCAATCTCCTCTGGGCAAGCAATCTTTAACCCTTGACGTTCTTCAACCGTTAGAATAAAGTTTGATGCTTGCAGTAAGGATTCAGGGGTGCCGGTATCTAACCAAGTAAATCCACGCCCCAGCTTTTCAACAGTTAATTCTTGTTTTTCTAAATAAATTGCATTGACATCGCTAATCTCTAGTTCCCCCCTTGAGGAAGGTTTAAGATGATTCACAATATCAACGACTTGATTATCATAAAAATAAAGTCCGGTGATTGCGTAATTGGATTTTGGACAAGCTGGCTTTTCTTCTATATTAAAAACCTGCCCCTCCATATTAAATTCAACAACTCCATAGGGTTGCGGTTCTTTCACCCAATAAGCAAAGACAGTTGCCCCGCTCTCCTGCTTGGCTGCTCGAGCCAGAATCTCCGATAACCGATAACCGTAAAAAAGATTGTCACCCAAAATAAGGGCACAGCTATCCTTCCCAATAAATTCTCGTCCAATAATAAATGCTTGGGCCACTCCCCCAGGACTTGGCTGGATTTCATACTTAATGCTAATCCCCCATTGGCTTCCATCCTGTAGAATTCTTTGAAAAGAAAATAGATCCTGAGGTGTTGTGATGACTAAAATCTCCCTAATGCCTGCTAGCATCAATGTGGTGAGAGGATAATAAATCATGGGTTTGTTATAGATCGGCATTAAGTGCTTGCTGACTGCTATAGTGAGGGGATACAAGCGGCTCCCTGATCCCCCTGCCAAGATAATTCCCTTCTTCGTCATACATTTCCACCTCTATACATTTCATCCAACAGATCACAGATACCTATTCACGACTTCAAGGTTCTTCTTCTCGTGTGTTCCACTTATATTATAGGTTTCGCCTACCTGGCCATTCTCCATTGCAACTCTTATGACATCACAATGATCGAGCACATAAAGCCAGTTACGGATATTTTGCCCATGGAAAGCATAAAACCGTTTCCGGCTTTAGCCCAAAAACGGTTTTATGCCCCTAACAGACCTAATTATAACATCTGCCCAGAAAAGACGATGAAGTAACGAAGGCATAAACCTCCAACTATAACTGCTCCATAAACGGGCAGAACCCAATGGCGATCCTTGATCATGCCGTAGACCGACAAGACCAGAGGCAACATCAAGCCAATCATCATTACACCAATCCAGAACAGATTTGCCATGGTGCCGGTAAAGTAGAGTGGATTTACGGACAGAAATAATACCATCAGTAGAATAATCTCCAGCACAATCAAAACTACATCTACTTTTTTGTAAAGTCCTAAACCTTCTTCTTTAGCAGCACCAATCAAGGTTGCTGCCAAACCAGTGGATACTCCCGATATTAAGAACAGAACCGCTAGAAAAGGAACCCCCACTAAACCAAGGAAAGGAACAGACCACAATGCATTCGTTGAAACCGCTGAAAGAAGAAACCCAGTGTACGTTGTCGTACTCAAGGCCAGAACTGCTCCCAGAAGCGCCACCGGCTTCCTTAAGGCGGAAAACTTTCCAGCTAGCTTAGCTATTGTTGCACCTAGACCTCCTTTTGAACTGAAGGACTTCCCCCAAACAAGAAAGGCGTAAATAAAGGCAAAGGTTACAAAGGTCGAAATGATAAAGGTTCCAATGGACATAACTGAGTGAGTATTAATATAGATCAAAAGCTTCCAAAAGGTTAAAGGCCTACTGAGGTCCACTACTAGTAGCCCCAATCCCAGCACTATGGCGATCGGTGCAATAAGGGCACCCGATTTAATGAGTTGTTCCGAACGATTCTTGTTAAATAGATCCGTTAGAGAAGCCGTCAAAAATCCCCCTCCAGCAATACCCGCTAAGAACAAGTATAAAGCAATCATCCCCGCCCAGGGAAGGTGTTCTTGAATTGGCATACCCCATGTAACATCCATGTTATCTCACCACCCCATCATAAATATAATAAATACTAGGCTGTGTTCCAAGTTCTCCCTTGCGGAACTCCACCTTACTCTTTGCCATAATTTTTGCCACATCACTCTCTGGATCATTGACATCACCAAAGCTTAATGACCCTCCCACACAGGTCGTAACACATGCTGGTTTAAGCCCCTGAGATACCCTTTCTTCAAAACAAAACGTACATTTATCTGCCGCACCCGTATCTGCGTTGATAAAACGTGCATCATAAGGACAAGCCGTTAGGCAATATTTACATCCAACACACTTATTCGGATCAATCATCACAAGTCCATTCTCATCGTAATGTGATGCTTTTGTAGGACAAACATCGACACAAGGGGCATTTTGGCACATCTGACACGCTTCTTTACCGAAATGCATGGTGACATTCGGATAGGTTCCAGTAGGACCAAAGGCCGGAGACATGGTTCTATATTGTCCGTCCGGAACGTTATTTTGAAATTTGCAGGCTACCGTACAGGCCTGACATCCAATACACTTTGCGATTTCTATGACCATACCGTAATGCTTAGCCAAGTTAATCATCCTTTCCTTCCAAATTTAATTGCCATAGTTCCAATAATTTAGCAGCACTTGAATAGATCGATCGCTTACGTTCAATAATCAGGGGTAGAAGTTTAGCGAGAAATATCCTTAAGTGCTTTTCTTCAAAGTCAATCCGTTCCTTCGTTCTAGAATCTCGGGCCAATAATGCCAAGAATTCAAGCTCAACTGCCAGATGATCGGGCAGTTCCTTGCCTTCTGCGCTGACTTCATAACCGCAGGCTTGGTAGAACTCTCTTACCAATTCCGCCTCTTTTCCCAGTATTAATCCATGATCAGAAACATGAACCGAGGCATAAGGAGCTGCCTCGACATCCCCGACCTCAAACAGCGGAATGTAGTGTTCCCACAACACGTCGACCCTTCGACTAGCCGAGGGAAACTTTCGACAAAACTCTTCAATTTCTTCAATATATACTTTACCCCCAGGGATTTCCTCCCACCACAAATCAATAAGCTCTTCAAGATGACCTGCAACTTCCTGGTGAGGCCTAGAAAATATCCCTGCAAAAGATAAGTATAATTCTGCTATATTGCTCAATGCACTCCCCACCTTTGCCTGCTCCTTTTGCCTGGGAGCTGACCCCTATGCCTTTTTAAGAGTTACAAAATTCATCGATGTGACGACGTTGCCTACTTCGCCGATAACGTTATCAGTAAGCTTATTGACATTAATCCCTTTACCATAGGCTCTCTTCATCTCAGGGGATATACGTCCAAATCCATGATAAGCAAATACTGTATCCGGCCGTATTCCTTGAGTGACCTTAGCCCTTCCTTTATGCTCATATTTTCCTGAAGAAATAACAATCTCATCACCATCTTTTATGCCAAGCTTCCCGGCACTCTCCGGGTTGATCCAAAGGGAATTCTCTGGCATCAGTTGATTAAGGATGGGAACATTTGCTGTACCGGCATTAGTATGCACAGCCACTTTTCCCTGTACAAATCGGAATTGGCCCTCCTCAGGTTGAGGATAGTGAGTGTATTGAGGGATTCCCTGTTTTGTAGCCTGTTGAACCTCTTCAGCATAGAACTCGATTTTTTTACTAGGTTTAGCGATTAAGTTATCCAAAGAGGCTAATGGATCCTTCCGCACATAAAACGGCTTCATTCCCTCCGGAGTCCAAACGCCTTTTTCCTTCATGTGTTCTAAAGTTATTCCCGCGGGGGTTAATTGTTGATTAATATAATCATCAATGGTTTCATAGGGGAAATACTGACCTATGCCCATGGTTTCACCGAGTTCTTTGTAAATCTGCCAAGCTGGTTTAGTATCAGGATAAACTAACGGAACCGCCGCCTGGCGAATAACATATTTCGGCGTTAAAGCTGACATATCATAGATTTGCTCGGACCGTTCCAAATACGTGCATTCAGGAAGAATCACATCGGCATACATCGCTGTGTCCGTCATGTAAAGATCGCATACCACCAACAGATCCAATTTCTTTAAGGCTTCAATGGTTCTTTCACTTTCCGTTATACTGATCACAGGGTTAAACCGATGGACGAACCAACCCTTAATTGGATAAGGACTTTCAGTAAGAATAGACTCGACTATTTGCCCAACAGCACCATCACCCTCAGGGATGATTTGCCCAGGCACTCCTTTTATCCCGGTACCATCGATTCTACTGGTGATCGGTTTGGGAAATTCCGGTTGACTTACGGAGCCAAGGGGTTTTGCATAGCCGGTCATCCCTGGGAATCGGTTGGTTACTCCGGCGTTTTTTACGCGGTAGTAACCTCCCGGAACTTCAAAATTGCCCATCATCATATTAACGATCATAATGCCTCTACGGAGTTGATAATCATTCGGTGTAAGTCCTGTCCGCCAACCGAATTCTATAAGTGCGTTGGGGCAAGCCTCCGCAAACTCACGTGTTACTCTGATGATGGTGTCTTTGGGAATTCCGGTTTCTTGTTCTGCCCATTCCGGTGTCTTATCCTTAACGGCCTCTTTCCATTGCTCGAACCCTGATGTATACCGCTCGACAAATTCTTTGTCATAGAGTTCTTCGTTAATAAGGATATTCGCCATGGCCATAACAAAGGCCAAGTCTGTGGCTCCCTTGATAGGCAACCATTCTCCCTTGGTTGCAGTGACATTAAGCCGAGGATCAAGAGAGACAATCTTCGCCCCTTTAGCAAGAGCTTTCATTATCCCTCGGGTCTGGGCAATGTGAATGCCTTCTAGCCAGTTGCGGCCGAAAGAAATGATATATTTTGCATTAGCATAATCAGCAGCAATCATTTCAACACCAAACATGCTATCCAAAGCCACCGAGCGTGTCATAGGGCAGGTTGCTTCATGAGAAAATATATTAGGACTGCCAATTCCCTTGCCGATAGCGCGAAAAAACATATCATGAGGCCCTTTGCGGCTAGCAAAAGCAATTTCTTCGCTACCATAGGTCGTTTGGATTTCTTTTACTTTTTCTGCAATATAGGTATAGGCCTCGTCCCAAGACACTTCCTTATATTTTCCAGTTCCTCGATCACCTGTTCTAATCATTGGTTTCTTAAGCCTTTGCGGGTCATACAATAATGAGGGTCCTGAATTTCCTCGGGCACAAATGACCCCTCCGAACCCTGAATCATTAGGGTTCCCCTCGATTTTTGTGACTTTTCCATTAGAAACCTTGACTGCGATCGGGCACTGGTTACGGCACATTTCACAAGCTGAAAAAATCGTAGCTTCTTCAGTAGTTTCAGTAGCAAGAGCCGTCTTCGGTGAAATTTTATTCAGGGCACCAAAACTACCCACAGTGATGGCTGTCCCTCCTGCGCCACAAAGTGCATATTTTAAAAACTCTCTCCTTCTCACTTCTCTTCCCTCCAACTCCATAATATTGATGATTATGATACTATTTTCACATAACTTTTTAAATATTACTACAGTTGAGCTTATCGCAACTACTTATAACCTCATAACGAACTTTTATACTATTAAGAATCTTACTTGAGGTGAATTTTAACCTTCAGCTATTCAAAATGCGATTTATGGTGTACCATAATGTTAATACCCTTTTGTGCTAGCCATTACACATGTCCAAAGGTTCTAATTCTATAAGAGAGGGTGACTACTTGGACACTCATCAATTACGAATTTTCATCGCTGTTTCAAAATTCCAAAGCATTTCTAAAGCTGCCAAGGTCATGCATTTAAGCCAACCTGCGGTTAGCACACATATTAAAAATTTAGAGGAATATTACAGAGGTCCATTGTTTGAGCGAACGCAACAAGGCGTCTCGCTTACTAAAGCAGGGCATGTTTTTTACAACTATGCCCAAAGGTTCTTAGCGTTGGAAGAAGAGATGAATCAGCAATTGGAGATTACCATGCAGCATGAAAATAACCAGATTATTGTTGGTGCAAGCACAACCATTGGTAATGTTTCACTTCCCTGTTCAATCTACCTATTTAAAGAGGAATATCCAGAGGTGAATATTCGGCTCGAAATTGCCAATGCTGAAGAAATACTGCGCAAAGTAAAGGACGAACAAGTTGATTTTGGTGTGGCTGAACTATTTCCTGAAGCTCCGGGGATAAGTACCCATCACGTTACTTCAGATGAGTTGGTGCTGATTGTGCCACCCTCCCATCCTGCCGAATCCGATAAAATTACCTTAGAGGAATTCTTGAATCAACCTTTAATCATGCGCGAAGCGGGATCGGGTACCCATAAAGTGCTTACCCAATTTCTTGAAACTCAGGGTTATACCTTCAAGGATCTTAAAATAATTACTGAAATGAATACTATTGACTCCATTAAGTCAGCTGTACAGGCAGGCATGGGAGGGGCTGTTGTGCCTCGCTTGTCCGTCAAAAAGGAAATATATCAAGGATCACTTAAAGCGCTTACTGTTGAGAATATGAATATGCCCGTGAACTATAATATTCTAAAACTTAATAATCATTATTTATCTTCTAAAACCAGACAATTGATCAAGTTTCTCACGGACCCAGAAGAACGCTTTTTATGTTAGTTATATTTAAATCAATAAGAAAAGTGTAGGACATGATTTAAATTGGCTTTCGATAAAAGGAGGGAATTGCCCAAGAGCAATTCCCTCCTTTTATCGTGCATTTGTTTACACTAAAAATCTCAATAATACTTTCGACCCAAGCCAGGTCCCAATAAACACTGCAACAGTGAAAATCCAGCCCGATAACGAACCCGAAGCAATACCATTGAGTACCAGACCTATGTTGCACCCGTATGCAATACGAGCTCCATAGCCCATAAGAATCCCGCCGATTAACGCAGAAATCGCAAACTTCATATCCTTAAGGGGGCGAAAGCGTGCCTGTGCAGCAACGAGTGTCGCCCAAAAAGCGCCCAATATCACACCCAGATTCAAATATGTCCCATCAGATAAGAACAATTGCCCAAGGGTAATATCCGTGCTATTGACTAAGCCAATTTTTGACCCTATCCATACGGACCATTCCTCAATAGATGTTGTAACTCCCCAAGGCCTTTGCCTAATAACCAGAACCAATAGATTTAAAATTGCTAACACAACTGCTCCAACCCAATAGGCCCATGGTCCCTTATAAACGATTTGCAGTTCTTTTCTCATATGGCTCTCCCTCTTAGTGTTTCTTTGTTATTTCTAACCGCCATATCCCATTGGAAACTTCACTTTCCGTGATTTCATGTCCATGTTCACGTACCCATAGAACAATGGCCCTGCTCGTACAACTATGGTCCGTTTCCAATACTAACCGATCGCCGCATGCTATTTCTTTCAACTTACGCTGTGTTTTAATGATAGGAATGGGGCACATTTCACCCCAAATATCTAAAGTATAGGTTTTCATGAATCAGCCAACTTCCTTTTGCTTTTGCTGCCACCTGCGAATGATTTTCCATAATAGGAGTAGTATCAATAACTCAGCAGCTATTGACGTAACCCAGCCTAGAGTATCAGGAAGTGATACTCCCGGAAATTCATGAAAAATTGTCCGCCAGAAGGATACGGAGTATTTACCTAAAAATGCTCCAATGAGTAGGCCTACTAACGCAACCATTTGCATGGCAAACCCTTCACCAACACGCATGAGAACACCAGTAGCACAGCCCCCAGCCAAAACCATACCCAATCCAAATAAGATGCCCCCAAGAACGGTGTGAAAGCCGAAAGGAGTGATATACAAATTCAATGGGTAGTTAAGCATATTAGCTAAATGAAACACAATCGCAAATCCAACAATACTAATGGCTAACAATAGGATTAGCGCTTCGGTCAGCTTGGTTGTGCCAACTAACAAAGGATCACGGAAAGCCGCCACAAAGCAAAACCTTGATTTTTGCAAAGTAAAGCCAATAGCTAAACTTACTGCAAAGATCATGGTTAGTTGGATACTCACTTGTATCAATAAAAAGAACAATAACAGTATAAAAAGCAGGAAACCAATATTCAATTTTAATTGTGACTTTTTTAACATTTTGACCTCTTTTTATATAAGTTATTACTTAATCTAAGTTTAATACTTTCTTAAAAATAGTCAACAAATTGTGTTATAGCTAAATTATGGTTTTCTACAATATAGTGGAATTATTAAGAGCGTGTCACACCATGCTTGAAAGCATTTTGCGGCACGCTCCTCGTCCTATAGGTCGTACGTTCTAGGTTAAACCTAGATTCTATTATAAAAACCTCTGCCATCTCTCTTAGAGAAAAGATATTTTATTTAACCACTGGGAATCCTTTATTGGCCCATCCAGTACCGGGTGTAGAAGGCATTCCCATGCCAGAATTTAAGGAGACTGCATCATAACCGAGTAAACGGAGGATCGCCACGGTCTGACCTGCTGTTTGACCGGTATAGCAATGCACGATTACCTTCTTATCTTTAGGAAGCTGGTTAAAGGAAGCTTGCATTCCCTTAGCGAAGGGAATATTGATGGCGCCTTCAATATGACCTTTTGCATAATCTTCGGCTTTTCTTACAGATAAGAACATAACACTTGTGTCCTTAGCATCTAAGGCTTTTTTTGCATCATCTTCACTGATTTTATAGTTAGCGTAGGTTGTGCCTTTCAGCTCAGCCATTTTCGAGAAGTAGTCGGTAATGGCGGTTTGGACTTCTGGCTTGATCTCCGTCTTTCCTGCCGGAATAGCATTCGCTGTGGTTTCAGTCACATCAGCGACCCCTTCGACTTTAGAGATCCCAAGATTCCAGCCTAGATTCACTGATTTTGCATTAAAACCAGCCACGTTTAAGAGAGCAACGGTCTGACCTGCTGTTTGGCCGGTATAGCAATACACCATGATCGTTTTGTCTTTGGGTAAGTTCACCAAGTTTTGGGCTATAGCCTCACCCCAAGGCATGTTAACCGCTCCTTTGATATGACCTGCATCATAATCCTTCGCTTGGCGTACGTCCACGATAAAGAGATCTTCACCAGCTTTAACTTTAGCTACAAAATCTTTCTCAGGAATTTTGTAAACATCTGCAGGCATGTTAGCAAAGTAAGCTTCCGCTGCCTCTTCAACCACATTCACTTCAGGTGCGGGGGGCTGAGCAGGCTCAGTCGGTGCCGGTTGGGTGGATGCCGCTGGTTGGGTCGTAGCTGGAGTACTGGAAGAAGTGGAACATCCTGTAAGAACGAGAGACAAAACCAAGAGCACTTCAATTGATAAAAGACCTAGCTTTTTCATAAATTTAAAACCTCCCCATATTTTTAAATCGCCCTATATAATGTGAACTTAAGAATGATCCCCTGCATTAGGTTGAGGCTGAGCACCTGAAGGTTGGCTACCGGAAGAACCTTGAGGCGGTGCAGCATTTTCTATTCCAACCACTGGGAATCCTTTATTCGCCCATCCAGAACCGGGAGTAGAAGGCATACCCATACCAGAGTTTAACGAGACTGCGTCATAACCGAGTAAGCGGAGAATGGCCACAGTCTGACCAGCCGTTTGACCGGTATAACAGTAGGCTACTATTTTTTTGTCCTGAGGAAGCAGCATCCCAAAATAGGCTTGCATTCCCTTTGCAAAAGGAAGATTAATCGCCCCTTCAATATGGCCTTTGTTAAAGTCGTCTGCTTTTCTTAAGGATAAGAACATAACGTTCGGGTCTTTAGCATCTAACGCTTTTTTTGCATCATCTTCACTGATTTTATAATTGGCATAGGTTGTGCCTTTCAGCTCAGCCATTTTCGAGAAGTATTCGGTAATGGCAGTTTGGACTTCTGGCTTGATCTCTGCCTTTCCTGCCGGAATAACGTTCGCTGTGGTTTCAGTCACATCAGCGACCCCTTCAACTTTAGAGATCCCAAGATTCCAGCCCAGATTCACTGATTTTGCATTGAAACCAGCCACGTTTAAGAGAGCAACGGTCTGACCTGCAGTTTGGCCGGTATAGCAATACACCATGATCGTTTTGTCCTTGGGTAAGTTCACTAGGTTTTGGGCGATAGCCTCACCCCAAGGAATGTTAACCGCTCCTTTAATGTGACCTGCATCATAATCCTTTGCTTGTCGTACGTCCATGATAAACAGATCTTCGCCGGCTTTGACTTTAGCTACAAAATCTTTCTCAGGGATTTTGTAAACATCTGCCGGCATTTTAGCGAAGTAAGCTTCGGCAGCCTCTCGTACTACATCCACTTGAGGTGTCTGGGGAGCCTGAGCCACGGGCTGTTGGGTAATAGCTGTTGCCGAAACACCAGATGAAGAAGTAGCGGAGCACCCAGAAAGTACAAGAGATAAACCAAGGAGAACCGTGAGAGATAACCTTATCCTTTTCATGAAACTAAATCAACCTCCCTCAATTTGTCTGTAAAATTTTTATTTGTTAAAATTTATACAAACTTATTATAAGGGAAGAATCCAAATCTGTGTTATAAGACATTACTATATACCCTATCAAAACATTTGATATCCTTCCCTTCTATGACTTCGTGATATTTGATAGAATAAAAGGAAAAAGCAGTTCTATGAAATGTTGAAAAAGCAAAGAATCAACGATGGCGGTGTGGAAATGAGAATACTAAAAAACTTCATTACCTCAAAATACAGCTATCTCCTTTTTACCTTTCTTTATATCTCGTGTCATATCATCCTTCTAACTCGCTTTCCCTTTGTTCATTCGGATGAAACCTGGTTAAGCGGTTTGTCTAGAAACATCATGGAGACAAATAGTTATGGCGTAACGGAATCCTTTTTTGATCTTTATCCCCGAAATCCTCACGCTATCAAGAGTATCTTCCATACCTTGCAAATCCTTTTCATCAAGCTGATGGGTTATGAAATTTTTACAATCCGTTTATTATCCTTTATATTTGGCCTGCTCACTCTATTCTTTTTCTATAGGCTCTGTAACACTATTTTCAATTCCAAAAAAGCGGCTACTCTTTCAACCCTGTTTTTGTCTATGGATATTCAATTCATTTATGCTTCACATTTTGCTCGGCAAGAAATAATTTTACTCTTTGTCTTGGTATTTTCCTTAAACTACTTTTTGTCTACCCTTTCAAACATGAAACTAATCCACCATGTCGTTCTGGGAAGTATCATCGGCCTTAGTATTGGTATCCATCCCAATAGCTTTATCCTATGTCTGACTATACTTTTTCTTTATCTATTCCATATTCTTTTTACGAAAAAGCTCCCTATTTACGGGCTATTTACCTATCTTGCTACGGTAGGAGCTCTTGCCCTCAGTTTCATTGCTCTAAGTTTTTATTTTGATCCTAATTTCATTAGCAATTACACTCAATACGGAAGTCAATTTGGAGTTACAAATACTCTTATCGCAAAATTCTCAGCTATTCAGAACTTTTATCTAAAGCTCTACTATGGAGTAAGCGGAACTTATTATACCCCTGATATTAAGCTAGAGTTTTATCTTTTTGCTATAGCCTTGGCTGCATCCCTGCTCTTATTATTTAATGAAAAGCAAAAAACAAGGGAACTCC from Desulfitobacterium dichloroeliminans LMG P-21439 encodes the following:
- the glyQ gene encoding glycine--tRNA ligase subunit alpha, which produces MKFQDMILSLNQFWGEQGCIIAQPYDIEKGAGTFNPNTFLKALGPEPWKVAYIEPSRRPTDGRYGENPNRLQHYFQYQVIIKPSPNNIQELYLQSLERLGINPKEHDIRFVEDNWESPTLGAWGLGWEVWLDGMEVTQFTYFQQCGGIDCKPVCSEITYGLERLAMYIQNKESVFDIEYVGDITYGDIYLQNEIDYSHYNFEAADVEALQVWFDMYEKEAIRTVEKGLVLPAYDYVLKCSHTFNLLDARGAISVTERTGYIARVRNLARLCAHAYVEQREKLGFPLLKGQSGKEVE
- the rfbA gene encoding glucose-1-phosphate thymidylyltransferase RfbA, whose translation is MTKKGIILAGGSGSRLYPLTIAVSKHLMPIYNKPMIYYPLTTLMLAGIREILVITTPQDLFSFQRILQDGSQWGISIKYEIQPSPGGVAQAFIIGREFIGKDSCALILGDNLFYGYRLSEILARAAKQESGATVFAYWVKEPQPYGVVEFNMEGQVFNIEEKPACPKSNYAITGLYFYDNQVVDIVNHLKPSSRGELEISDVNAIYLEKQELTVEKLGRGFTWLDTGTPESLLQASNFILTVEERQGLKIACPEEIAYRMGYIDAVQVGRLIEPIYNTSYGHYLKSLI
- the nrfD gene encoding NrfD/PsrC family molybdoenzyme membrane anchor subunit, producing the protein MDVTWGMPIQEHLPWAGMIALYLFLAGIAGGGFLTASLTDLFNKNRSEQLIKSGALIAPIAIVLGLGLLVVDLSRPLTFWKLLIYINTHSVMSIGTFIISTFVTFAFIYAFLVWGKSFSSKGGLGATIAKLAGKFSALRKPVALLGAVLALSTTTYTGFLLSAVSTNALWSVPFLGLVGVPFLAVLFLISGVSTGLAATLIGAAKEEGLGLYKKVDVVLIVLEIILLMVLFLSVNPLYFTGTMANLFWIGVMMIGLMLPLVLSVYGMIKDRHWVLPVYGAVIVGGLCLRYFIVFSGQML
- a CDS encoding 4Fe-4S dicluster domain-containing protein, encoding MINLAKHYGMVIEIAKCIGCQACTVACKFQNNVPDGQYRTMSPAFGPTGTYPNVTMHFGKEACQMCQNAPCVDVCPTKASHYDENGLVMIDPNKCVGCKYCLTACPYDARFINADTGAADKCTFCFEERVSQGLKPACVTTCVGGSLSFGDVNDPESDVAKIMAKSKVEFRKGELGTQPSIYYIYDGVVR
- a CDS encoding TorD/DmsD family molecular chaperone; this encodes MSNIAELYLSFAGIFSRPHQEVAGHLEELIDLWWEEIPGGKVYIEEIEEFCRKFPSASRRVDVLWEHYIPLFEVGDVEAAPYASVHVSDHGLILGKEAELVREFYQACGYEVSAEGKELPDHLAVELEFLALLARDSRTKERIDFEEKHLRIFLAKLLPLIIERKRSIYSSAAKLLELWQLNLEGKDD
- the phsA gene encoding thiosulfate reductase PhsA, whose translation is MRRREFLKYALCGAGGTAITVGSFGALNKISPKTALATETTEEATIFSACEMCRNQCPIAVKVSNGKVTKIEGNPNDSGFGGVICARGNSGPSLLYDPQRLKKPMIRTGDRGTGKYKEVSWDEAYTYIAEKVKEIQTTYGSEEIAFASRKGPHDMFFRAIGKGIGSPNIFSHEATCPMTRSVALDSMFGVEMIAADYANAKYIISFGRNWLEGIHIAQTRGIMKALAKGAKIVSLDPRLNVTATKGEWLPIKGATDLAFVMAMANILINEELYDKEFVERYTSGFEQWKEAVKDKTPEWAEQETGIPKDTIIRVTREFAEACPNALIEFGWRTGLTPNDYQLRRGIMIVNMMMGNFEVPGGYYRVKNAGVTNRFPGMTGYAKPLGSVSQPEFPKPITSRIDGTGIKGVPGQIIPEGDGAVGQIVESILTESPYPIKGWFVHRFNPVISITESERTIEALKKLDLLVVCDLYMTDTAMYADVILPECTYLERSEQIYDMSALTPKYVIRQAAVPLVYPDTKPAWQIYKELGETMGIGQYFPYETIDDYINQQLTPAGITLEHMKEKGVWTPEGMKPFYVRKDPLASLDNLIAKPSKKIEFYAEEVQQATKQGIPQYTHYPQPEEGQFRFVQGKVAVHTNAGTANVPILNQLMPENSLWINPESAGKLGIKDGDEIVISSGKYEHKGRAKVTQGIRPDTVFAYHGFGRISPEMKRAYGKGINVNKLTDNVIGEVGNVVTSMNFVTLKKA
- a CDS encoding LysR family transcriptional regulator, which codes for MSKGSNSIREGDYLDTHQLRIFIAVSKFQSISKAAKVMHLSQPAVSTHIKNLEEYYRGPLFERTQQGVSLTKAGHVFYNYAQRFLALEEEMNQQLEITMQHENNQIIVGASTTIGNVSLPCSIYLFKEEYPEVNIRLEIANAEEILRKVKDEQVDFGVAELFPEAPGISTHHVTSDELVLIVPPSHPAESDKITLEEFLNQPLIMREAGSGTHKVLTQFLETQGYTFKDLKIITEMNTIDSIKSAVQAGMGGAVVPRLSVKKEIYQGSLKALTVENMNMPVNYNILKLNNHYLSSKTRQLIKFLTDPEERFLC